The window GTGCAATGGATTTTTTTAcaccaaaatgaaaagaaataagatCATTTGCCATTTTGTCAAGTGTCACTTGTCATGAGTTTTCTGTTTGCATTGTGTTCTGGTTTTATATGGAGACTCTCACTTCGTTGCTTTTTGAATGAGATTTGTAATGTCCATTTGCCTTAGCATCTTGGTAGacagtacattttaaaatgaagctgTGAAATGATAGTTGCTTCAACTTTAGAATTCTGGGCATGATTTACTGAGGCATTTCAGATAAATGCTGGTGTTACCTGATTCAAAACCACTCTTTTTAAAATAGGCCAAGACTAATCATGGTGTCAAATACATATTGCAAAACTAGCCCATTCCACAGAAGTCGAACTTACCTGCCCGCAGCTGGGCAGACTGACAGCCAGCTCTTACAACTTCAGGACAACCCTGCTGATACTCCTAGGAAAGAAAGTTCAGTGCAGGGTAACTGTATGTATCACTAAAGCTGAGACTGGGAtgcccaaaaaaaaaaggtatttttgtttttaaagaaaccaacttacaaatatttttccccttcttcctctgATTGTGAGGATCACTGTAACTACAGTTTCCATTTGAAAACAGGAGTTTTACTTGGTGAGAAGCTAGGttgctaaaaaaaaaccccttcaccTCATATGTTTGATATTGACAGTGCATGTTTGGAAGTAATATGAAACTAAAAGATCCAAAATGCGTATACCACTGCTAACACTTGATTGTAATTTTCTCAGGAATTTGTTTTGATTCAATCTGCAATGCTGCAGGTGATTAAAATAGACCAAACAGGTGCCTCAAATGAGAATGCTTTCTAGCTACCCAGTTTTCAAAGGTGTAAGATAATGTGCTTGTCTGAACAGCAGGTAGATaggctcagagctgccttttctttctcatgctgtCTATTGTTTCTGACTAACCAACCCACGTCCTGTCTGATACGGAGTGTCTCTGTCTCTTACagtgtattttctgtttcccttAGAAAACTGTAACTACAGCTTCTATGATCACCACTAAGACACTACCTCTCGTCTTGAAAGCAGCAACTGCGACCATGCCTGCCTCTGTTGTGGGTCAGAGACCTACCATTGCCATGGTTACTGCTATCAACAACAATCAGAAAGCAGTCCTCAGCACTGATGCGCAGAATGCACCAGTCAACCTCCAGACAACAAATAAGGTCACTGGGCCAGGAGCTGAGGCAGTCCAAATAGTGACAAAAAACACAGTAACTTTGGTAAGCCTTTCATGTGTTTGCCCTGCAGATATGTGTGGGTTTGGTTAACAAGAGGGCtgttggaaaaaataaacagtcaGGGTTTCTCACAGAAAGAAGGATAGTCGGGATATGGTGTGAGTTTCACTAGCTGACATTGCTAAAGACATAGTCTATAAGAAAAACATCTTCTCTCCATGTGGGTTGTTATTACTGTTTTGCTTTATAGAATTAAATCAGTGCTGTCATCACCTCTGCGTAAAATTTCCCGTTAGTAACTGTAGTCATGGGGCAGTAGTGATTATTTTGCCCTTACTGAATCTGTATGGCTGTGTTCTGCAGAATTCCTACTCTTTTCTTAGGCAAAGATGTCAGACTTTCTTCATTTGATCAATTTGGGTCTTACGGTTTTTTGAGTCAATCTCTTGTTCCCTTTTAATGATAAATTCTCTGGTGTTAGACACATCCCTTAAGTTTGCCTACTACCATGTCTTCACTCAGCACAAACGCATAAACAGATGCTGTTTCTTTAAAACCACGTATTTTGGAAATACAAATTTTGTGCTTTGGCTACATCACAGTCTTTTCCAGAATAGTTAGCCATCTAGAAATAAAAGAACCAGTGTTTCACAATTGGATTATATAGGCTTCTTGGTCTGGAAGCCAGGTATTATGTAACAACATGACAGGGAAATTTTACTTCTGAAGTAAAGGCTATGGCTTTATTAAACATAAATCTGATTTAtctatatttattaaaatacagtttaatgCAGATGGAAGTAATTTTGCTTCCTAATGAGGCATATGTTTGTAATCAGAATAGACTATTTGAGTGGAGTTTTTTCTACTGTTCTCTTTCCCTGTGTCTTCCCTTGCACCACTGTCATCTGTTCTTTGTGTCTGTGCTTCATTTCCTTGCTGAATAACTTTGATTTGAGGAGATAATTCTGTTTTAATAGTAGTCCATGATTTATGTTTCTGTAGCAAATTTCAGCAAAAATATCAGAATATTTTCCTGAGTACTAATTAATCAGTACAAGAcctttttgaagaaaattgCAATCTTATGTGGGTGGACAGAAGTATAGGAGGGTATAAAATAACATTGACATTAATTTCAGAGAATCTCCCCAGCTACTCAAGGTAGCTGGTAGTGCTCTTCAGTGGTTAATCACGTGGCAGCTCCATGCAGCTGATTTCAGTTACACTTTCAGGGAAGTACTTAAGTTTCCTTAAAATCAGATCTTAATTGTTTCAAATGAGTGGCCTACTTTTGAAAATTTCAAGTTGTGTATTTAGAGCCTCTCATAATGTCATTTATATCGCTAAAAGAGTTTAACTTCCAGGTCTGTACTATTTGCATGAAATGTTCTCTCATTCTTCTGTGTGTCATTCACTATGAAAAGACCACTGTTCATATAGCTGGACATCAAAGTGTTACTATTTTCTGTCTGTTGTaatcttgtaattttttaatgattaaaaCAAACATGAATTTTTATTATCAAATGAAATGCAGAGCACAGTAGGGAGTACAATTGAACTAAAAGGAAATATGCCTGCAGTTTATGAAGCAAAGCGTGTAGGGTCTAGAAAGTAAGGTTTAGTTCTgtctttaaaacatttctaatgAGGAACCTCTTGctatgaaaattatttacaaagtGAAAACTGAGAACATCAGGTCTGAAAGTACATTCAGGATGTTGATTTTGCTGAAAAACTTCAAAGCTAAATTTTTCTCTTACCTCTCACTGTACTTTCTCATGTTCTTACAGCAGGTTCAGGCTACGCCTCAGCCCATAAAAGTGCCGCAGTTCATCCCTCCTCCCAGACTGACTCCTCGTCCAAATTTTCTTCCACAGGTGAgtgtacagagaacaaacagtaGAAGGAGGACCTTAATTATAGCATAGATAGAAGAGACTTTTGGTGAACATTGTGTGGTGTTTATTGCTGATGTGCTGGAGAAGATGATGCATCCTCAACAGGTTTGCAGATGATAACAGATTTGAGGGTGCAGTCAGTATTCTTCAGGGCAGTGCTGACATGAAGACAGCCCTAGATAGGGTAAAGGAAAGGGCCAGCAGCAATTTCTTGAGCTGCAGcatgaaaaaaggcaaagtgTTATACCTGGAATGGACTAACCCCCTGCACAGGTACAGGCTGGGGACTGActggctgaggagctgcatgGCTTAAAAGGTCCTGGTTGGCAGTAGGTAAATGAGTGGTGTGCCCTAACATGCAAAGAAACCTTCCAGCATGTTGACCTGTACCAGCAGGATTACAACCAGTAGATTCAGGGAGAAGATTATCCACCTTTCCTCAGCAATCATAAAACTGAGTCCAATAAATACCCTGCAGTTTTGGAATCCCTGTTTGATAGATCTGAATGATGCATGGAAAGGAAGGCCACTAAGATAGCTTGTGGGGCAGGAATATATGATCTGTAAGGAGAGGCCGAGGAGTCTGGGGTTTTCAGATTTGGAGAGGAGGCTTTGGAGGCAACCTAAAAGCAATGTTACTTCCAGTTcagcaaggaaacaaacaagaagCTGGAGACATAAGTGCTTGGCAGGACAGTTAGAGGCCATGCTCATAAATTGGAACAGGGAAGTTTTAGACTGCATATAAAGAAACACTTCTCTGCTTGAGGACAGTTAGGAGTGGAAGAGGCTTGCCAGACATGTGAAAGGTCCATTCTTGAAGTTTTACAAGACTTATCTGGACAAAGCCTTGAGCCACCCAATCTGCATTTAGTGatggccctgctctgagcaggaagTCAAATTAGCAACCTCCCCAGCCACCCTCCAGCCTGTATGAGTTTGCAGTTAAGAAATTTGGATACGATGATTATATATGATCTTGTTTGCAATAAATGAAATGAACCCATGGAATAGGTGTCATCAAAATCAAAACATCACCCAAGGCCTTAAATTGCTCTAATTGTTGCTTGCTGCTCaagagcaaaaaaagaaaaaatgagatgTCTAGATTATTCCCAAGTATTTCTTTATTGCAAGGGAGAGTGACCTCTGTTTTCAGCTGAGTAGTAAAACTTGtagtttacttttttttcatggtttggGGAGGACACAGATTGCTtcttaatgttaaaaaaaatcttgaaagaaTGACTTAATTTGTATGAAATATGTGGTGCTGTGAATAAAAGTCTAAATCTTTTGCAAAgtgaaaaaggaaagtaaagGCTGGTATCTGATTAAGATTTGGATATGGTGAGGTCTGTTGGAGTGTGACACAGTTTTTCATGGTAAAATGTTTCATGGAGTATTACAGGTGAATAGGACAATAGGAATCAAGTAAGGGTGAAaagcactttatttttaaagtaatgtgCTCTACTTCTGTACTCTGTAATGGGATTTTAAGTCCATTGTTAAATACAAACTTAATAGTGACAAGAAATAAGGAAGTATTGGTGATGGAGTTTGGAAGATTCTTGTGgctcttttctctcttgtgAAAGAAGAGAATTTATTGCATTTACCTGTACCTTCAGCACTTTCAGTAAGGGATTAATATATAATCTTGTCACTTTTTTTGCTTCTCAAGATTGGTTGTGCAGGTATGTAAATAATATATAGAGTTGACAGATAACAGGTATTTGCTGAAAAAATAGTTATTTGTTTCAGGGCACAGTCAACTGTTCATAACTTCTTGGAGGTTCATTACAAAGCCCTGAAACACTTTTAACATGAGCACCTCAGCTGTGCCTGTAAATatcacatggattttttttggctTGTAAAACCAAGATGTTAATTTAGATACAGATAAGGCATTTGGCAATAAACATTCTGTATAAGTGTCTGTGCATCCAAATACCATTTCAGGGACGGTGACTATATATGCAAATGTTATGGATGGGTTTTATGTAAGTAGGCTTGAAAATGTGGTGCTTTTTTCTCTTAACATACTTAGGACAGTATGCTAAAAATTACGTTATCTAAAAAAATCAAGCAGCCTCCTGCAGATTATACAGGATGAATTGAAAGACTTAGTGAGAAGTTGATCTGAAATACTGATATacaaatctctcttttttttcgTCTCTTTTTCTTATCTTATTTTTGTAGGTTCGACCTAAACCAGTTGCCCAAAATAACATTCCTATTGCCCCTGCACCTCCTCCAATGCTTGCAGCTCCTCAGCTTATTCAGAGGCCTGTGATGTTGACAACAAAGTTCACACCCACCTCTTTACCCAACTCTCAGAACTCCATACATCCAGTTCGTGTAGTTAACGGGCAGACAGCAACCATAGCCAAAACCTTCCCTATGGCACAACTCACCAGCATCGTGATAGCAGCACCGGGTACCAGGCTTGCTGGACCTCAGACTGTACAGATCAGCAAACCAAACATTGAAAAACAGGTACAGATGAAGTTTCTACTAATGCAGGCTGCTGGCTTTATTGCTTTATTGTGCAGGTTTGGAGAGGACAAGCAGGGAGAAGTCTTCAGTGGATACTGGAGATATTCATGTTCTAATGGCAGTACAATTATGGAATGACTTGTAGCTCTTGGGATAGAAGTTACTATTTCCTTTAATATGGGCCATTGGCAcctttttctcctgcttcagTGTTTTTATGCTCCCTCTACTGTTTAAACGTCAGTAGTTCATAAACAAGCTACACTGCAGAGTTTGACCAGTACCTTGAAGAACAAGTACAAGCTGAAATCCATCTCTATATCAAgcccttttgtttttcaaagggTGGTTATGTGAAAGGCAAAAATTGCACAAAATTGTAGGAATATTTGATGGGATAAATGTAGCTATTTCTTCTGTGATCCCTTGATCTTGCAATCTTGCGATTGGAGGCAAAACAGTCTCACTCAGCTTCTTAAGTCTGATAGTTCCCTTTGTCTAAACTGGATTAAATGAGTGGAAAGGAGACCTTCGGAAGCAGAGAATTCTGTATGTTTAGATTTAAAGTCTCTCTCCAGAAAAGActtctgtaaattaaaaattacttaacTCAGTGTGGATTGCCACTGAGATTCCTTGCCAGTCTATTCAAGTAAAGCAATATTCTGACTCACTTTAACTCTTTTGTATATTGTATGTTAGTAACAGTGTAACATTGTATACTATATTGCATACTACAATACATAATATTTATGTAATTTATATAGATAATAGTAGTATATATGTCACTTATAACTGTTTCCTGGACTAATATGCCTTTAAGTTaccttccttctgcttttgaaaTACTTATGGAGGCTATGAAAATCATGTGCATGAAAGATGTGTTCATGCTCAGTTCTGCTTGTGAAGTCTCAGGAGTCGGTTCTTGCATACCTCAGGGCTGTTCCACAGGTTATTCAGCAACGTCTGCCCTTTCCATGTGATTTGAAGTTGTACTTCTGCAATATTTGACTTTTGATGCCTGTTCCTTTTGATGTCAGCAGTATTAATTTGCTCTTTGAATAATTACTGGCAactacagaaaaacagagaagaatGGTGGTGGTTCAGTAACACATGAATTTTTCTGTATAGTTTCTCCATATCATAAAGGGGAAAAGTTTGTCTCTCTGTAGCTTACCTTACTCAGTTTATAGCCTTAACATCCATGCTATAGGCTGAGGAATGTCATGTAGAAGATTTATGACTTGAGATTGAGGGGTTCAGAGAGAGAGTTTTTGAGCCATTCACAATTCTGTAAAATATTGAGAAGACTGAGGAGTGAGAAGTACAAAATGTATGTGCCATGCAGAATGTTTTCTAAGTGGAAGTCTTGATGGGATGAGTATTCTTGAAGTGTCTATTATTCTCATAGGTTATGGTGATTTCTGTAACAAAGTTAACTCTTAAAATCACTGTTATATCTTGTGTGGTTGTGTGGGGTAATGGATTGGTGACAAGGCTGTTTCATTCTTTGTTAAATGAAAATGCCTTATTTAACATTCCTCTCACATCAGATTCCTCAATTAAGTCTTTGTTAGTACACTACCaactttaaacatttttttgtcCTGTATCTGCGAAagtatttgttttgctttaatagGCAAAGTAAAAAAAGTTATTCTTATCACTGAATAAGAAAaacactgttttctttcagactATTAAACCACATGTGGAAACAGAagagaagcaaacagaaaatcGTACAGTTACTCCACCTGCTGCACCGAAGCCAAAACGAGAAGAAAATCCACAGGTATCAGAACATACCCAGAgctttcttttaagaaaaaaaaaaaggacactgtttttcagaaaatattttttctctctgttccctCAAGACTTCTTAACTTTAGCATTCCATACATTTCTGTTGGACAGCAGTAGTTGATAAGGCTACAGAATAAAAAATCTAAATAGATACAGTGCATTGCATTTTTCAGTTCTGGAATTCATTTGGCTTCTAAGTCTTTTGAAAGTTAGAAGATTGTCATTTCTCCATGATACTTCCTTCAAATAGTCTTTTTGATTATGGAGTTGATTTCCATTCCTTTGAGGTTTTACACTCTGGAGTTATTCTCAAAGCTGAAGAAATGTCTTTGTTTtacttaataaaatatttctgttctggTGAGCAGGGAGGAAAGAGTCACGTATATTCACATTCTGCTTGTGTTTTAGTCCAGTTTAGTTTGGGGTGAAAGAGAGGACGGAATGACTATTTCTTAAAGCCTTTCTGCCATGAAGAACTTTGGAACTGATGTGCTAACTGATGCAGCTAAATGCTCTGCTACATTTGTTTCCATAGATGGATTCAAATTGACTATTGTGTGATCAGTTAGACAACAGAATTCTGATTTCTACATgtctctgcatttcctgcatTAAAATTAGAATCCTCTAAGAAACCATAGCAAATCTAAGCTAGAGTTGGCTCCTTGTAGTTCACAATAGATGGAGAATGATCTTAAACTAACAATATTTTTCTGGCAATTGAGCTGTGTTGGTATTTTCTAATAGTCATTTGAGTGCTGGAATGGAAGTAGAGAAACTGCTGTCTTGTTCACAGCTCTGCCAACTCTGGGATCATGAGCAATGGGCGTATCCCAGTAGTTCAGTCTAGGTTCCCATCTAGAAAATGGGATTCTTATCTATCCTTTTTCAAGAAGTTTGACATACATGAATGAAAAGTGATTTATAGAAGCAAAGTATCACTAAAATTTTTTTGGTGCTTAGTTTCTTTTACGCTGCCTTTAAAGGGCTTAAGTGACTCATCCTAACAGTTGTACTTTTCATAATCTTTTTTCTCCCACCTAACAGAAACTTGCCTTCATGGTGTCTCTGGGACTAGTTACTCATGACCACCTGGAAGGTAGGAAAAATGTCTTAGGTTGATTTCATGGTTTCATGGTCATTCTGAATTGGAATTAGGattccaaaatatttcaccTTTGGGGTGTCTGTACTCTTGATCTAACTTTGTTAGTTTGTTGTGcttatgtttttcttcttcttatgACATTGAAACACAGCATTTATTTATGCAGTGGAGAGCAGAGGTTGGGAAGTGTATGCTGTGATGatagaaaagaaatctgtggcaATACCAATGCCTTCTGGACAACCCCTTTATCTGCAAAGATACACCATGGATAATGTTACTGTAACCTATGTCtagatttttcatttatttcatggGACTGTCGTTTGTAATGAATGAGTTAATGGATTATAATTtgatttataattaaaatttataatcCTATACGTTGAAAGACAGCCTATCATTTCCATCACCTGCATATTTCTGTACTGTGTTTTTAAGTATCAGCTAGGTTACCAgaggctttttttaaagatctCATTTATACTGACCATGAGTTTAAAGTGTCTTAGTTGTGGATTACTTGGTGAGAAGAAGGCAATGATTTCATTAGTTACTTGACCACTGTATTTGTCACCTGTTACTTTTCAAACCTTcagaagttaaaaatataaCACAGTTGCCTATACCAGGCATGACTGGTGTTCTGTAGAAATCTTTACAGGTCTTCTCACATGCAAACTAAATTCTGAGGATTTTATATAATTTCTGAGATCCATTGTTTTCTAACCTGAATGCTTTGTTTTACAAGAAATCCAAAGTAAGCgacaagagaggaaaagaagaacaaCAGCAAACCCAGTGTACAGTGGAGCCGTTTTTGAGCCTGaggtattaatttttttctggggGAAGCTGGTAGTTTCATTCTGATCTTGACTGTCTTTCTAACATCTTGCTACCATCTAAGCTTTCTCAGTTCTAACTAGAAAGGCAAGCTATCATTTATAGTTCAAAAGGCCATTGCAATGACATGACCCTTGGATTTTTAAATAGTAAATACATTGGAGTGTTCTTCTAGTAGTTACAtctttttctgccttctgctttATAAAGCTGGTGTCAATGGCAATGTGTGTTGGTCTGCTTGCGTATCAGCCTGAAGCAGTTCAGATGTCAGAGGCAGTGTAAAAAAGCAAGCCTTTCTGAAGGTGTGctttagaaaacacaaaagccAGTAATCTCACTTAATACTTACTGTGCTGTTCCTCAGCTACTGCATGTAGTTATTGCCAGAAATGTTCCCCAATAGAAATGGTTCCATTCTTCCCTGCAGCGCAAGAAGAGTACAGTGACGTACCTGAACAGCACAATGCATCCCGGGACACGTAAAAGAGGTGAGGTATACCCAGACCTGTCTTCCTGCCTACGCCTCTTCCTCCACATTGCATTTGTAGTCCCCATGTCcatttgaagagaaaaacaagaaggaCTCTACAGTACTTCATTTGTCCAGTAAATTTCCATGGTAGACAAAGACCATGACTTCTAGGGATTAGCATAGCAAGATCTGTTAGGCAGCTCagtgtttcatttcagtttcattctcaaaaaaaaaacccaaagaaaacccCACCAAATTTGCAAGATATTCACTAGAAATGTGAGATGTTTGAGCATCATTTAGTAGTATGAAGCTGCTGTTAAGAACCCCTTCTAAATGACTAGATTGTATTGTTACTATCAAGAAGAAAGTGGTTATGGAAAAAGCATCTGTGCCCTGAATAGGAGAGGAAACTTAGTGTGACAAAAGCCTTGTTCCCCACTGGGAATAGGGATGGGTCCTTCAAAAGAACTTACCTTGAGTGAGAAAAGCTATCGTGCTTGTATTAAGCACTTTAACTGCAACCAGAGTGCCACTTGTCCTAAATGACAGATGATCTTTCATATAGGCATGCAGTATTATTCAGAAGAAATCCTTCTGTAGAACAGGTAAAATTTTAAGACTTAGATTATGAAACAGAACAGCATGGGAGAGAATGTAATGCCATTATTTGTACATGGCACTGACCACACCTACCTGACAATCTTCATCTGATTTTTTGATGATTTTCTGTAGTCCTTAAAGACTCATAACACCTTCTCTATTCCTAAGTTTTCTGTCTAAAACAAGTAATCAAtcagattgaaaaaaaatcaaaccagtcTCTCACCTAGCACTGACCAGTGCCATTATCTTTTGGGGGCTTTGGctgcaaaatgaaatattaatttgatAGAGTCTCTTCTtggtctgtgttttcagtcCAGCAGAATGTGGCAAAGCTGACACTTCTGCAGCTATGCTGTTGTTAAATAAAAGATGTGTCTCTAATGCTATCCCCTaataaattaaatgtatttttaaaaattatattatgtAGATTTTAGAGAGTTTTTGCATTTACTCTGTGGATAAGtaaattttccttcttctagtaatgatttcttaattttattttagaccTTATAGTGAACAATTACTGTATCAATGAAAATGATTGCATGCATTTGTGCTTGATACTCCTTAGCCTGTTTTTGCAACTGACTGTTAtactttctggttttttcctcaCACCCTGTTGTGAGCCTTTACATTGTATCAGCACCAAATTAGTAGCACATGTTTTCAATCGACAAGACTTGGAAGTATACATTTGTTTTGTAATTTAATACAGCAATATATTGAGTGAAAAGCTTTTGTAAGCATTTGCCCTTGAGAGCTTTAGTTTAATTATAGGTGGTGCTGAGCATGTCAGAAATTTCACCCATGGACATCACTAGCAGAAATCCATTTCCAAGGACATACTTAGTTCTGGAACATATCCAGACCTTAAATTCAAGGTCTAGCATGTTAATAGGTATAGACTGACAATCTGTAAACATAAGATCTGGGGAATTATTCCTAGATCCTAACTCCTTTATGTTTACATATCCATAAATTACCCTGGAGAAGGAAGGCAGAATTGATGGTTGCATACTGGGGTTTTTGCTGTCTTGCTTTGCATTCATAATTGCAAAGAATTGTTATGAAGACATTTTGCTTATCTGCTAGTCTAAAGGAGTATCTAGGAATTGTGCATAATCAAACATACTTGGCTGAGAAAGTCTAAGAAAGAACACAGAATTTAGAGTGGTTTACAGTAGACTGGTGATAGGTTAAAACTGATAATAGTTATGGGTCAGAAAACAAGACCTGTTCTTAGGTagtctaattttaaaaatgtaccaGTAGGGTAGAAAGTGCTGATCTGTGAATTAACAGGTTtaaaaatggggaagaaaagtAGGGGAGTGGTGAGTGTTGGCCTCTGATAAAGGACTTAACCTTTGTGTAGATTTATGCTGGCTCTTAAAAAGATAGGGAGGTGTGGGATAACAGCAGAAAGGATTTAATAATAGTTATTGTAGCTTCTGTGGAGCTTTAATGCCAACATTTTTCTCCTAAAAACTGAATAGCCTCATTTTTAGGAGTAGCAACTGTCCCCATGCTGCTTTTGTGGGAATGATTCTTTGACCCTCTACAGAGCttatttctatttccttctgaaatacgtcttttaaatgttcttttcccTGCAAAATTCTACTTAAAGGTTtctaaaaaatgtttaaatctTTGCTTCTGTCCTTCCACTTGTAACTTTTATATTAACTTCCTCTCTGTGCTACATCATTTCCTTTTTCACGCTAGCCAATGAGGACCACTGGCCAAAGGTATGTAAgatcatttttcctttcttttttttttcgtttGTGTTCCCTGTTGTTAATATGTAGGTCGTCCACCTAAATACAACACGGTGCTGGGGTTCGGGGCCTTGGCCCCCACGTCCCCTCTGTCCAGTTATCCTGACTCccctgaaaatgaaaagacagAGACCACATTTACTTTTCCCGCAGCTGTTCAGCCCGTATCCCTGCCTAGCCCCAGCTCCACAGACGTAAGTAAATCTTGGGGAGGGGGTCACTTTTAGAAAATTACGCAAAACAGACACAAGGAAAAATATTGcgggttttgtttctttaatctCACTCATCACTTGTCCTGATTCAGTACAGTGAAACAGTCCAGCATTTTTTTACagccttccttttttcctcctgcaccTATGTTGTTATCCTGTAGAGATTTATTTATAACTCCTTCAGTGGATTGAAACATTGGAGGCATCAGGCATGCTAGATGAGCTCATTTCCTTTGTGTAGTGTCTTAGATCTTGTCTGACTGAATTGAATGTGTCATCCATAAACAAGGGCCAGGGGGCATAGGGAGGTgggtggggaagaggagaaTGAAAAGTGTTAGTTACAGGCCATAACAACAAAAAGTTGTGTTTCTATAATGAGAGAAGGATGGAAACTGCTTCGTCATGCAGAGCAGCGTTTGCGGCACTGATTCGGCAGAAAGTGTGTTGTGACTTTTCAGTGGGGGTAAAACTGTCCTCAGGAGATGGAGTGTACTTTCATTTAAGAGCTTGCTTTTTAAAGACTGGTATTCACAGGGCACAGCTTAAGAATCAAAAAGctgcttgcttttttctttgtagtGGTGCTACAATTTCCTGCAGTTCTTCTTTTAGAAAAGACGGTCACATATAGTTGAGGCCCAACCATCTGAAATGGCCTTTAAGGAAAAGCTGGGTTGTTCTAGTTGCACCATTGTAAGAACATGGACTGAGAGACCAACTCTACTGACCACATAGAACAGGGAATAGAAGCCAGTTC is drawn from Prinia subflava isolate CZ2003 ecotype Zambia chromosome 5, Cam_Psub_1.2, whole genome shotgun sequence and contains these coding sequences:
- the PHF21A gene encoding PHD finger protein 21A isoform X2, yielding MELQTLQEALKVEIQVHQKLVAQMKQDPQNADLKKQLHELQAKITALSEKQKRVVEQLRKNLIVKQEQPDSKFQIQPLAQSENKLQTPQPQPLQQLQQHHHQQQQQSTAPSPNVIGSQKTVTTASMITTKTLPLVLKAATATMPASVVGQRPTIAMVTAINNNQKAVLSTDAQNAPVNLQTTNKVTGPGAEAVQIVTKNTVTLQVQATPQPIKVPQFIPPPRLTPRPNFLPQVRPKPVAQNNIPIAPAPPPMLAAPQLIQRPVMLTTKFTPTSLPNSQNSIHPVRVVNGQTATIAKTFPMAQLTSIVIAAPGTRLAGPQTVQISKPNIEKQTIKPHVETEEKQTENRTVTPPAAPKPKREENPQKLAFMVSLGLVTHDHLEEIQSKRQERKRRTTANPVYSGAVFEPERKKSTVTYLNSTMHPGTRKRGRPPKYNTVLGFGALAPTSPLSSYPDSPENEKTETTFTFPAAVQPVSLPSPSSTDGDIHEDFCSVCRKSGQLLMCDTCSRVYHLDCLDPPLKTIPKGMWICPKCQDQMLKKEEAIPWPGTLAIVHSYIAYKAAKEEEKQKLLKWSSDLKQEREQLEQKVKQLSNSITKCMEMKNTILAKQKEMHSSLEKVKQLIRLIQGIDLSKPINSEVNSVAISNGMDSTNNTNAATSTLAPSPSQSCMVNCNKGDETK
- the PHF21A gene encoding PHD finger protein 21A isoform X1 → MELQTLQEALKVEIQVHQKLVAQMKQDPQIFFLSNQNADLKKQLHELQAKITALSEKQKRVVEQLRKNLIVKQEQPDSKFQIQPLAQSENKLQTPQPQPLQQLQQHHHQQQQQSTAPSPNVIGSQKTVTTASMITTKTLPLVLKAATATMPASVVGQRPTIAMVTAINNNQKAVLSTDAQNAPVNLQTTNKVTGPGAEAVQIVTKNTVTLQVQATPQPIKVPQFIPPPRLTPRPNFLPQVRPKPVAQNNIPIAPAPPPMLAAPQLIQRPVMLTTKFTPTSLPNSQNSIHPVRVVNGQTATIAKTFPMAQLTSIVIAAPGTRLAGPQTVQISKPNIEKQTIKPHVETEEKQTENRTVTPPAAPKPKREENPQKLAFMVSLGLVTHDHLEEIQSKRQERKRRTTANPVYSGAVFEPERKKSTVTYLNSTMHPGTRKRGRPPKYNTVLGFGALAPTSPLSSYPDSPENEKTETTFTFPAAVQPVSLPSPSSTDGDIHEDFCSVCRKSGQLLMCDTCSRVYHLDCLDPPLKTIPKGMWICPKCQDQMLKKEEAIPWPGTLAIVHSYIAYKAAKEEEKQKLLKWSSDLKQEREQLEQKVKQLSNSITKCMEMKNTILAKQKEMHSSLEKVKQLIRLIQGIDLSKPINSEVNSVAISNGMDSTNNTNAATSTLAPSPSQSCMVNCNKGDETK
- the PHF21A gene encoding PHD finger protein 21A isoform X5, with the protein product MELQTLQEALKVEIQVHQKLVAQMKQDPQNADLKKQLHELQAKITALSEKQKRVVEQLRKNLIVKQEQPDSKFQIQPLAQSENKLQTPQPQPLQQLQQHHHQQQQQSTAPSPNVIGSQKTVTTASMITTKTLPLVLKAATATMPASVVGQRPTIAMVTAINNNQKAVLSTDAQNAPVNLQTTNKVTGPGAEAVQIVTKNTVTLQVQATPQPIKVPQFIPPPRLTPRPNFLPQVRPKPVAQNNIPIAPAPPPMLAAPQLIQRPVMLTTKFTPTSLPNSQNSIHPVRVVNGQTATIAKTFPMAQLTSIVIAAPGTRLAGPQTVQISKPNIEKQTIKPHVETEEKQTENRTVTPPAAPKPKREENPQKLAFMVSLGLVTHDHLEEIQSKRQERKRRTTANPVYSGAVFEPERKKSTVTYLNSTMHPGTRKRANEDHWPKGDIHEDFCSVCRKSGQLLMCDTCSRVYHLDCLDPPLKTIPKGMWICPKCQDQMLKKEEAIPWPGTLAIVHSYIAYKAAKEEEKQKLLKWSSDLKQEREQLEQKVKQLSNSITKCMEMKNTILAKQKEMHSSLEKVKQLIRLIQGIDLSKPINSEVNSVAISNGMDSTNNTNAATSTLAPSPSQSCMVNCNKGDETK